A region of the Paracoccaceae bacterium genome:
ACCAGCACGACCTTCATCGCGTCGCTCTTCGTGCTGATCGGCTGGGACTATGACAACCCGGGCTTCCAGTTCGTCGAGGAATACGACTGGATCATGGGCCTCAAGTACAAGATGGGCGTCGATGGCATCTCGATGCTGCTGCTCATCCTGACCACATTCCTGATGCCGATCACCATCGCCGCCTGCTGGACGGTCGAGCACCGGGTCAAGGAATACATGATCGCCTTCCTCGTGCTGGAAACGCTGATGATCGGCGTGTTCTGCGCGCTCGATCTCGTGCTGTTCTACCTGTTCTTCGAGGCGGGCCTGATCCCGATGTTCCTGATCATCGGGATCTGGGGCGGCAAGGACCGCATCTATGCGTCCTTCAAGTTCTTCCTCTACACCTTCCTCGGGTCCGTCCTGATGCTGGTGGCGATGATCGCCATGTATGTCGATGCGGGCACCACCGACATTCCGACGCTGCTGCGCCATACCTTCTCGTCCGAGACGTTCAGCATCGGCGGGATGCAGATCGTGGGCGGCCTTCAGACCCTGCTGTTCCTGGCCTTCTTCGTGTCCTTCGCGGTCAAGATGCCGATGTGGCCGGTCCACACCTGGCTGCCCGACGCCCACGTTCAGGCGCCCACGGCCGGGTCGATGGTGCTGGCGGCGGTGCTGCTGAAGATGGGCGGATATGGCTTCATCCGCTTCAACCTGCCGATGTTCCCCGTCGCGATGGACTACCTCGCCCCGGTCGGCCTGTGGATGAGCGCGATCGCCGTGGTCTATACCTCGCTGGTCGCGCTGGCGCAGGAGGACATGAAGAAGCTCATCGCCTACTGGTCGGTGGCGCACATGGGCTTCGTGACGATGGGCATCTTCTCGGCCAACCAGCAGGGGCTTGATGGCGCGATGTTCCAGATGATCAGTCACGGGCTGATCTCGGGCGCGCTGTTCTTCTGTGTCGGCGTGATCTACGACCGGATGCACACCCGCGAGATCTCGGCCTACGGAGGCCTGGTGATCCGGATGCCGGCCTATGCGCTGTTCTTCATGTACTTCACGCTGGCCAACATGGGCCTGCCGGGCACCAGCGGGTTCGTGGGCGAATTCCTCGCGATGATGGGCGCCTTCCAGGTGGATACCTGGGTGGCCGCCGTGGCGGCGACGGGGGTGATCCTGTCGCCTGCCTACGCGCTCTACCTCTATCGGCGGGTGGTGTTCGGCGACCTGATCAAGGCCGCGCTGAAACAGATCACCGACATGGACCGCCGGGAAAAGGCGATCCTGATCCCGCTGGTTGCCACGACGCTGTGGCTTGGCATCTATCCGGCTGCGGTGACCGATATCACCCGCGCGCCGTTTGAGGCCATGCTGACGCAATACCAGGCCGCGCTGCCCCATGGCGGGGACACGCAGCTGGCCGGACACTGACGAAGGGCTGACGACGATGACATCTGCCGATTTCTCGACCGCGTTGCCCGAGATCATCCTGGCCCTCTATGCCATGGCCGCCCTGATGTTCGGTGTCTGGGGGGGCAAGGACCGGCTGACCGGGGCGATCACCTGGACCACGGTCGTGGTGTTCCTGCTGCTGGCCTTCTTCATCGGCACGACCGGCGGCGGCGCGCGCTCCGTGTTCGGCGGGCTGATGATCGACGATCCCTTCGCGCGGTTCGGCAAGATCGCGGTGCTGCTGTCGGCCGCGGCCGTGCTGGCGGTCAGCGAGGACTACATGCGCCGCCGCGGGCTCGACCGGTTCGAATACCCGGTGCTGGTGGCGCTGTCGGTGCTGGGCATGATGGTCATGGTCGGCTCGGCCGACCTGATGACGCTCTACATGGGGGTCGAGCTGCAGTCGCTCGCGCTCTACGTCATCGCGGCGATCCGCCGCGACGGGGTGAAATCGACCGAGGCGGGGCTGAAGTATTTCGTGCTGGGCGCGCTCGGGTCGGGTCTGCTGCTCTATGGCGCGTCGCTGACCTATGGCTTTGCGGGCACCACGAATTTCGCGGGCATCCTGTCGACCCTGTCGGGCGAGCCGCCGCTGGGCCTGCTGTTCGGGCTGGTGTTCCTGCTGTCGGCGCTGGCCTTCAAGGTCTCGGCGGCGCCCTTCCACATGTGGACCCCCGATGTCTACGAAGGGGCGCCCACGCCCGTCACCGCCTTCTTCGCCACCGCACCCAAGGTGGCGGCCATGGCCCTGCTGGCGCGCCTGGTGCACGACGCCTTCGGCACGATCCCGGGCGACTGGGGGCAGGTTCTGGCACTGCTGGCGACCGCGTCCATGTTCGTCGGTGCGATCGCCGCCATCGGGCAGCGCGACATCAAGCGCCTGATGGCCTATTCCTCGATCGCCCACATGGGCTTTGCGCTCATCGGTCTCGCGGCCGGAACGGCGCAGGGCGTCCAGGCCATGCTGATCTACATGTCGATCTATGTCGTCATGAACATCGGCGCCTTCGCCTTCATCCTGTCGATGGAACGCGATGGCAAGCATGTCACCGACATCGGCAGCCTGCACATGCTGTCGGCGCGGGCGCCGCTGCCTGCGCTGGCGCTGCTGGTGCTGCTGTTCTCGATGGCGGGGGTGCCGCCGATGCTGGGCTTCTTCGCCAAGGTCTCGGTCCTTCAGGCGGCGATTGCGGCCGACATGGCCTGGCTGGCCGTCGCGGGGGCGATCGCCTCGGTCATCGGCGCGTTCTACTACCTGCGGATCGTCTATTTCATGTACTTCGGTGTCGAGAAGGACCCGATCGACCCGCGCATGCCGACAATCCCCTGGGTCATGATGGTGGCCTCGGCGGCGGTGATGGTCGTGGGCATCGTCAACCTCTTCGGGATCGAGGGGCCTGCGGCGCTGGCGGCCGAGACGCTTGTCCGCTGATCCCTGGCCGGCGGGCACCTCCCGCGTGGTGCTGGACAGCGTTGACAGCACCAACGCCCATGGTGCCCGCATCGCGTCGGGGCTGGCCGGGCCAGCGTGGATTCTGGCGGGTGAGCAGACCGGCGGCAGGGGACGTCGCGGCCGTGCCTGGGCCAGCCCGCCGGGCAACTTCCATGCCACGCTTGTGATGCGGCCCGAGGGTCCGCCCGCCACCGTCGCGCTGCGCAGTTTCGTCGCGGCCCTCGCCCTGCACGAGGCGCTTGCCGCCGTGTCCGGAACGGCCGCGCCGTTCACCCTGAAATGGCCGAACGACGTGCTGTGCAACGGCGGCAAGGTGGCGGGCATCCTGCTGGAATCAGAGGGGCAGGGCGGCGCGGTCGCGCATCTGTGCGTCGGAATCGGGGTGAACCTGATTGCCGCGCCCGATGCCGCGATGATCGAGCCGGGCGCGGTGGCCCCGGTCACGCTGCTGGCCGAGACGGGCATGCGCGTGGCGCCCGATCGGATGCTCGACGTGCTGGCGCCGGCCTTCGCCCGCTGGGAGACGCGGCTGTTGGCCGAGGGTTTCGCGCCGCTGCGCGAGGCATGGCTGGCCCGGGCCGCCCGTCTGGGAGAGACCATACGCGCCCGCACCGGCACCGCCACGCATGAGGGGATCTTTGACGGGCTGGACGAGACCGGCGCCCTGATCCTGCGCGGACCGCGCGGACGACAGGCGATTCCGGCGGCGGATGTATTCTTCTGATGGGGGCGGGCGTGCTTCTGACCATCGACTGCGGCAACACCAACACCGTCTTCGCGATCTGGGATGGCGACCGGTTCCTGGCGACCTGGCGCATTGCCACCGATCACAAGCGGACGGCCGACGAATACTATGTCTGGCTGAAGACGCTGATGACGATCCGCAAGGTGGATGTGGACATCTCGTCCACCATCATCTCGTCAACCGTGCCGCGCGTCGTGTTCAACCTTCGCGTGCTGTGCAACCGCTACTTCGACACCCGGCCCCTGGTGGTCGGGCGGCCCGACTGCCGCCTGCCGGTGCCGCCGCGCGTGGATCAGGGCACCACTGTCGGCCCCGACCGCCTGGTGAACACGGTGGCCGCGCATGACCGCCACGGCGGCGATCTGATCGTCGTGGATTTCGGCACCGCGACGACCTTTGACGTGGTCGATGCGGATGGCGCCTATATCGGCGGGGTCATCGCGCCCGGCGTGAACCTGAGCCTTGAGGCGCTGCACATGGCCGCCGCGGCGCTGCCGCATGTGGACATCGCCCGGCCGCAGTCGGTCATCGGCACGAATACGGTGGCCTGCATGCAGTCGGGTGTGTATTGGGGCTATGTCGGTCTGGTCGAAGGTCTCGTGGCCCGCATCCGGGCCGAGCGCGAGCGGCCCATGAAGGTGGTGGGGACGGGCGGCCTGGCCTCCCTCATCAATCAGGGCACGACGGTTTTCGACGCGGTGGAGGACGATCTGACCATGCATGGTCTTGTCCTGATCCACCGGCTGAACGCGGGCTGAGCGGGCGACCGTGCGGCCCTGTGGCCTTGGTCGCCGACCGGCGACGGGGCCGCGGGGCGCCACGGGTCACGCCCCGGACCGCGCCGGAATGGAATAGCCCGCGGGGGGCGAACCCCGCCGATGACGACGCGAGGACGACGACGATGACCAACCGGCTGATCTACCTGCCCCTCGGTGGGGCGGGCGAAGTGGGCATGAATGCCTATGTCTACG
Encoded here:
- a CDS encoding biotin--[acetyl-CoA-carboxylase] ligase; translated protein: MSADPWPAGTSRVVLDSVDSTNAHGARIASGLAGPAWILAGEQTGGRGRRGRAWASPPGNFHATLVMRPEGPPATVALRSFVAALALHEALAAVSGTAAPFTLKWPNDVLCNGGKVAGILLESEGQGGAVAHLCVGIGVNLIAAPDAAMIEPGAVAPVTLLAETGMRVAPDRMLDVLAPAFARWETRLLAEGFAPLREAWLARAARLGETIRARTGTATHEGIFDGLDETGALILRGPRGRQAIPAADVFF
- a CDS encoding type III pantothenate kinase, with the translated sequence MLLTIDCGNTNTVFAIWDGDRFLATWRIATDHKRTADEYYVWLKTLMTIRKVDVDISSTIISSTVPRVVFNLRVLCNRYFDTRPLVVGRPDCRLPVPPRVDQGTTVGPDRLVNTVAAHDRHGGDLIVVDFGTATTFDVVDADGAYIGGVIAPGVNLSLEALHMAAAALPHVDIARPQSVIGTNTVACMQSGVYWGYVGLVEGLVARIRAERERPMKVVGTGGLASLINQGTTVFDAVEDDLTMHGLVLIHRLNAG
- the nuoN gene encoding NADH-quinone oxidoreductase subunit NuoN, with product MTSADFSTALPEIILALYAMAALMFGVWGGKDRLTGAITWTTVVVFLLLAFFIGTTGGGARSVFGGLMIDDPFARFGKIAVLLSAAAVLAVSEDYMRRRGLDRFEYPVLVALSVLGMMVMVGSADLMTLYMGVELQSLALYVIAAIRRDGVKSTEAGLKYFVLGALGSGLLLYGASLTYGFAGTTNFAGILSTLSGEPPLGLLFGLVFLLSALAFKVSAAPFHMWTPDVYEGAPTPVTAFFATAPKVAAMALLARLVHDAFGTIPGDWGQVLALLATASMFVGAIAAIGQRDIKRLMAYSSIAHMGFALIGLAAGTAQGVQAMLIYMSIYVVMNIGAFAFILSMERDGKHVTDIGSLHMLSARAPLPALALLVLLFSMAGVPPMLGFFAKVSVLQAAIAADMAWLAVAGAIASVIGAFYYLRIVYFMYFGVEKDPIDPRMPTIPWVMMVASAAVMVVGIVNLFGIEGPAALAAETLVR
- a CDS encoding NADH-quinone oxidoreductase subunit M, whose translation is MENLLSIITFLPAVAAGVLALFLRGDDAAARLNAKRVAMIATSTTFIASLFVLIGWDYDNPGFQFVEEYDWIMGLKYKMGVDGISMLLLILTTFLMPITIAACWTVEHRVKEYMIAFLVLETLMIGVFCALDLVLFYLFFEAGLIPMFLIIGIWGGKDRIYASFKFFLYTFLGSVLMLVAMIAMYVDAGTTDIPTLLRHTFSSETFSIGGMQIVGGLQTLLFLAFFVSFAVKMPMWPVHTWLPDAHVQAPTAGSMVLAAVLLKMGGYGFIRFNLPMFPVAMDYLAPVGLWMSAIAVVYTSLVALAQEDMKKLIAYWSVAHMGFVTMGIFSANQQGLDGAMFQMISHGLISGALFFCVGVIYDRMHTREISAYGGLVIRMPAYALFFMYFTLANMGLPGTSGFVGEFLAMMGAFQVDTWVAAVAATGVILSPAYALYLYRRVVFGDLIKAALKQITDMDRREKAILIPLVATTLWLGIYPAAVTDITRAPFEAMLTQYQAALPHGGDTQLAGH